A genomic window from Sulfurimonas hongkongensis includes:
- a CDS encoding PLDc N-terminal domain-containing protein, producing MSNSTIVFMLLFIVVWVYSLISIVTGEFREQKAKVFWMIGVFFVPFLAFFYLFMKKNLLVEK from the coding sequence ATGAGCAATTCTACAATCGTATTTATGCTTCTATTTATAGTAGTGTGGGTTTATTCTTTAATTTCTATAGTTACTGGTGAGTTTAGGGAGCAAAAGGCAAAAGTTTTCTGGATGATAGGCGTCTTTTTTGTTCCATTTCTAGCCTTTTTCTATCTATTTATGAAAAAAAACCTACTTGTAGAGAAGTGA